ACAAGCGCATCGGAATGATCAGAACCCATCATCCCGATAGATCTCTTTTTAAGGATACACTTATGATCTGTGTGCCACATGGATCACCGCCAAAAGTAAGCATATATACATTCATTCGTTTAATCAACCATCTAAAAAAGTCTAGAGCATGTTACTCCTCTATATATGAGATTTACGATGATGAAATCGAAGAAAGATACGAGGTTGACTACATCTTCAAAGAGCATTCGAATCGTTGTTCTTTTAAAATCATTTCTACATTACGTTGTATCGATCGGTAGAGATACCTAATCGCTATTTAATGTAGTCCATATCGCATCTAAGGGATTATCAGGCCATCTTAATTCAAAAATACATCACGATAGATATCGATCATACCGAACCTCTTAAATTTCTCGTAACCTTCGAATCGATTTTATACCATATGGTATTATTACCTTTAGGTATGCGAAATACTCAAAAGTTGTTAAGAGATCTTTGCAGAAGGATGAAGAGATTGGCGGAAAAAGGCTGGTTCCCCGGAAGTAGTGGGAACTTCAGCATCTTCATAAAGGAAGAGGGTCTAATTTATATTAAGAGGACGGGGAGTCGAATAAGTGATATAGATTTAGATGATCTTGTAGCGCTAAATCTTGAAGGGAGTAAGGTTAGGGGGACGGGTATACCATCCAAGGAATATCGTTTTCATTTAGGCATATATAAATTGAGAGATGAATTATGTGCGATCATTCATGGCCATCCTCCCTACTCAACAGCCTTGGCTTTAGCGAATTGTGAAATGCCCATGGTTACGGGGCCTGCAAAGGCCTATTTGAAGAAGGTCCCTCTGGTGGAGTATGCACCTTCGGGTAGTGAAGAATTGGCACATTACGTGATCGAGGCTTTTAAGGATCGAGATGTCAAAGCTGCGCTATTGAAGGATCATGGTGTAGTATGTGTTGGGCAGAGTTTGGACGATCTGTTAAATGTAGCGGAATTTTTAGAGGATAATGCGAGAGTTTTCTTAACGTTGAGTCTGATAAATCGCCTCTTAAAGGGTTGACCTATTGTAATCATAGTATTATTCGTAACTCTTTTTAACTCTTTAACTCTTGAGCCTTCGAGTCTTAAGCTCTCCTATACATATATTTCAATAGGTCGACCAATCGGCAGGAGAAGCCCCATTCATTATCGTACCACGCCAATATCTTCACGAAGCTCCCTTTACCACCCAAAACCATGGTACTCAAACCATCGATTATAGAAGAGTGTGGATTGCCTATAATATCTGAGGATACTATAGGATCTTCGATATACTGTAAGATCCCCTTCAATTCCCCTTCAGCCGCAGCCTTGAGAACTTTATTTACCTCGTCTCTCGTAACCTCTCTTTTTAACTTAACTACAATATCATTTACCGATCCATTGGGGACTGGGACCCTCAAAGCTATCCCATCCATCTTCCCCGCGACCTCTGGAACTACGAGCCCGATAGCTCTAGCAGCACCGGTCGTGGTAGGGATGATCGATAGCGCGGCAGCCCTCGCCCTTCTTAAATCTCGATGTGGTAGATCGAGAACCCTTTGGTCATTCGTATAGGCGTGGCATGTAGTCATAAATCCACTCTCAATACCGAAATGTTCATTCAATACCTTTACCACGGGTGCTAGACAGTTGGTGGTACAAGATGCCATGGAGATTATATGGTGCTTTTCATGATCGTATTTCTTCTCGTTAACGCCCATGACGATAGTCACATCGGGATCTTCAGCAGGCGCCGTTATAACTACTTTCTTCGCCCCAGCATCCAAGTGCTTTTTAGCAGAGGCCCTATCTGTAAAGAGCCCGGTAGCCTCCATCACGACATCCACTCCCAAATCCTTCCATGGTAACCTTGATGGATCCTTCTCCGATAGAACTTTGATCGTCATATCATTTACTATTATGTTTTGATCCTGAGCACTTACGTACCCTTTAAAGGTTCTAAATACAGAATCGTACTTCAATAGATAGGCCAACGTCTTTGCATCGGTTATATCATTCACAGCGATTATCGAAAATCTTTCTAAAAACTCTTTATCTTCGACCGCAGCCCGAAAGAAGCCTCTACCGATCCTACCAAAACCATTAATCCCAACATTGACTTTACTCATATGGGATCTAAATCAGAATTCTTGGAACTGTTTAAAAAAACTTCCGATGAACTTAATTAACAATAAAGTCGGTTAAAGTCGGTTATGCTATATCTACACCAGATCTACGCCAGGTTTAATTCTAATCAATCATCCTTACTCTTTACTGCCGAATCTTTGCGCTGCCCTCTCTAAGGCCTCGATCATGGGTAAACGCTTACCAGAAAGGTAAAGTACCAAAGCTCCACCAGCTGTACTTACGTGATCGATCCAATCCTTTATACCGAGGCGTTGTAGTGCTGCATTTAAGTGCCCACCGCTTACAATGGTAGTTGCTAGAGATGATGCCATCGATTTGAGCAGCGCATCGGTCCCTTCGTTAAAACCAACCTTTTCAAACTGGCCTGCTGGCCCGCTCATAAATACAGTACCTGAACCTCGAATTATACGAGAATACTTATCGATGGTCTTCGATCCGATATCTAAGATCGGATCCTTCTCCAACTTATCGATTTCAACCTCTACACGTTCACCTTCTCGATCCAGTGCTACATCGACGGGCAATTCGAATATCCCGGGGTACTTTTCCATGAGTTTAACAGCTTTCGCAATGTACTTGTCTTCATCCTTTATCCCCAAGGGGTAATCGATCTTTCCAGCGGCCCTTAAAAAGACGTTGGCTATCAAGCCACAGAGGAGTACTTTATCAGCCCTTCTATTCTCTATTAAAGCCTCGATCGCCTCCAATCTATCCGAAACCTTTGCTCCACCAAGTACAGCGGTGTATGGTGCTTTAGCCACTTGAAGTACTCTGGTGAGTGCCTTTAATTCTTTAACCACTAACCTCCCTCCACAGGTGGGAAGAAGATAAGAAAATCCTATGATTGATGGATGGGCCCGGTGGGCCGTGGGGAATGCATCTAACACACAAGCATCAAAGTACTTGTAGAGGCGTTGTACAAAAACTGTCTTTGACGCTTCTTCTGGTGTAAATTCTACATTCTCTTCTGCCATGAAGCGAAGATTATCAAGGAGCAATACCTCGCCTACTTTTAATGATGATATTTCATTTCTTGCGGATGGGCCACAGATATCTTCAACGAACTTCACATTCCCACCAAGAATCTTATTTAATACTCCTGCATGCTGCTCCATAGAAATGTAATCAGAACGCCCTACACGACCTT
This genomic stretch from Nitrososphaerales archaeon harbors:
- a CDS encoding class II aldolase/adducin family protein; translation: MVLLPLGMRNTQKLLRDLCRRMKRLAEKGWFPGSSGNFSIFIKEEGLIYIKRTGSRISDIDLDDLVALNLEGSKVRGTGIPSKEYRFHLGIYKLRDELCAIIHGHPPYSTALALANCEMPMVTGPAKAYLKKVPLVEYAPSGSEELAHYVIEAFKDRDVKAALLKDHGVVCVGQSLDDLLNVAEFLEDNARVFLTLSLINRLLKG
- the gap gene encoding type I glyceraldehyde-3-phosphate dehydrogenase, which codes for MSKVNVGINGFGRIGRGFFRAAVEDKEFLERFSIIAVNDITDAKTLAYLLKYDSVFRTFKGYVSAQDQNIIVNDMTIKVLSEKDPSRLPWKDLGVDVVMEATGLFTDRASAKKHLDAGAKKVVITAPAEDPDVTIVMGVNEKKYDHEKHHIISMASCTTNCLAPVVKVLNEHFGIESGFMTTCHAYTNDQRVLDLPHRDLRRARAAALSIIPTTTGAARAIGLVVPEVAGKMDGIALRVPVPNGSVNDIVVKLKREVTRDEVNKVLKAAAEGELKGILQYIEDPIVSSDIIGNPHSSIIDGLSTMVLGGKGSFVKILAWYDNEWGFSCRLVDLLKYMYRRA
- a CDS encoding phosphoglycerate kinase, whose translation is MSSSIKIEESLTTSFLKSSNLNYRSMSARILTIEDLDLKGKTVFVRVDINTPVDDSGRLLELSRIEEASVTIRDLKESKVVVASHQGRVGRSDYISMEQHAGVLNKILGGNVKFVEDICGPSARNEISSLKVGEVLLLDNLRFMAEENVEFTPEEASKTVFVQRLYKYFDACVLDAFPTAHRAHPSIIGFSYLLPTCGGRLVVKELKALTRVLQVAKAPYTAVLGGAKVSDRLEAIEALIENRRADKVLLCGLIANVFLRAAGKIDYPLGIKDEDKYIAKAVKLMEKYPGIFELPVDVALDREGERVEVEIDKLEKDPILDIGSKTIDKYSRIIRGSGTVFMSGPAGQFEKVGFNEGTDALLKSMASSLATTIVSGGHLNAALQRLGIKDWIDHVSTAGGALVLYLSGKRLPMIEALERAAQRFGSKE